One Candidatus Poribacteria bacterium DNA segment encodes these proteins:
- a CDS encoding CotH kinase family protein, translating to MVYRYKRNILLFLGSVILFMAIGCFANAVPYTSNLPIVLIDTFGKWIPDDPKIPARMKIIYDKSGGRNALDSRHVDFEGRIGIEVRGKTSQSFPKQQYGFETQDNAGNDKDVSLLGLPAESDWVLNGPYSDKTLMRNHLAYEFSNRIGRYASRTKFVEVFLNDTVDTRTGSKHYVYVGVYLLMEKIKRGRKRVNVKSLKPSQNGPSEITGGYILKIDKMDWYDTYFTTRYGTQLIHIYPKGREMSAAQKVWIREYMNAFESALAGKDFADPKHGYAKYIDVDSFIDHFIINELFKNTDGFRNSTYMYKDRNAKLKMGPVWDFNLSMGNTVFYGGWETDNWLIDTNPVPFWWRRLLADENFKQRLVKRWETLRKNELATLKLLDEIDRTAEYLSEARKRNFQKWRVLGYRVFGNPGPYLPTYEQEVQELKRWLQARLTWMDSNIDSPRQSGVIRQPPVRQRRNRW from the coding sequence ATGGTGTACCGTTATAAAAGGAACATACTTCTATTTCTCGGCAGCGTTATATTATTCATGGCTATCGGTTGCTTTGCTAATGCTGTGCCGTATACATCGAATTTACCGATTGTGCTTATTGATACATTTGGGAAATGGATTCCTGACGATCCGAAAATTCCTGCGCGGATGAAGATTATTTACGATAAATCCGGCGGTAGAAACGCCTTGGACAGTCGGCATGTCGATTTTGAAGGCAGGATTGGTATAGAGGTTCGGGGAAAAACGTCGCAGTCGTTTCCAAAGCAACAGTACGGTTTTGAAACTCAGGACAATGCTGGCAACGACAAAGATGTTTCGTTGTTGGGATTGCCAGCAGAATCCGACTGGGTGCTGAACGGTCCGTATTCGGATAAAACCCTCATGCGGAACCACTTGGCGTACGAGTTCAGTAATCGGATTGGTAGATATGCGAGCAGAACGAAGTTTGTTGAGGTGTTTCTCAATGATACCGTTGATACGAGGACTGGTAGCAAGCATTACGTCTACGTAGGTGTTTATCTGCTGATGGAGAAGATTAAGCGCGGGAGAAAACGGGTTAATGTTAAGTCCCTGAAACCGTCGCAGAACGGACCCTCGGAAATTACAGGTGGGTATATCCTCAAGATCGACAAAATGGACTGGTATGACACCTATTTCACCACCCGTTACGGCACGCAGTTGATTCATATCTATCCGAAAGGACGCGAGATGTCTGCTGCTCAAAAAGTGTGGATTCGAGAGTATATGAACGCATTTGAATCGGCGTTAGCGGGCAAGGATTTTGCGGATCCAAAACACGGATATGCCAAGTATATCGACGTAGATTCTTTTATCGACCATTTCATCATCAATGAACTTTTCAAGAATACCGACGGATTTCGGAACAGCACATATATGTACAAAGACAGGAACGCCAAGCTAAAGATGGGACCCGTCTGGGATTTCAACCTATCAATGGGCAATACGGTTTTCTATGGCGGTTGGGAAACGGACAATTGGCTTATTGATACAAACCCTGTTCCGTTCTGGTGGCGGCGACTGTTAGCGGATGAGAACTTTAAACAGCGGCTCGTCAAGAGATGGGAAACGCTTCGGAAAAATGAACTCGCCACTTTGAAGCTCCTTGACGAGATTGACCGAACCGCTGAATATTTGTCCGAGGCACGAAAACGGAACTTCCAAAAGTGGCGGGTGCTCGGTTACCGTGTTTTTGGGAATCCGGGTCCGTATTTGCCCACGTATGAACAGGAAGTTCAGGAATTGAAAAGGTGGTTACAGGCTCGGTTGACGTGGATGGATAGCAATATCGACTCGCCTCGACAATCGGGAGTTATTCGTCAACCGCCAGTCAGACAGAGGAGAAACCGATGGTAG